cacacacacacacacacacacacacacacacacacacacacacacacacacacacacacacacacacacacacacacacacacacacacacacacacacacacacacacacacacacacacacacacacacacacacacacacacacacacacacacacacacacacacacacacacacacacacacacacacacacacacacacacacacacacacacacacacacacacacacacacacacacacacacacacacacacacacacacacacacacacacacacacacacacacacacacacacacacacacacacacacacacacacacacacacacacacacacacacacacacacacacacacacacacacacacacacacacacacacacacacacacacacacacacacacacacacacacacacacacacacacacacacacacacacacacacacacacacacacacacacacacacacacacacacacacacacacacacacacacacacacacacacacacacacaccgcatgaCGGGTTTGACTTGGCATGTGCGAGCACGCTCTGTCCTGGGCAAGAAGCTACACTCTCCCCTCGACTTGACCCTGAGCTCTGGTGTGGCAGCGTCCACTCTTCTTGAAATCTGGAGTCTGAATGACGCCCTGAGGCATGACGCCCACATGCTCTCCAGGATACCGTGATTGCGTCCCCTGTTGACCAATGGCAGAAGCTAGGTATTCTCGCCTTTTCTGTAAACGTATCTGATTGGCACGCGCACCTATTCCTCAGCCAGAGTCGTGGTTTGGTTTCCACATCATCCAGCGAAAAGCGAAATTGTCTCAGAAAGGGGGGAAAAGAGGGATTGTGGTTAGAACCTAATGGTTTTGAGGAGAAAGGGCCCATCTCTGCCCCTCCCACCACAGTATCCACCAAAACTCACTTCTCCTCTGTAAAGGTACACCAGGCCTGATACTGTTCATCTGTTTACTCAGTTGCAACAGGACTATATGACCCAGGTCAAACCTGATGACCTCTTTAGACCCTTCAGACCAAACTTGACACACAGTGGATGACAAATAACGAAGTTGTGCCATGCAAGCACACATACAAGCAACCATAAACAATAAGAGCAGGCACAAATCTGTACCATTAGGAAGCATATCCTCACAAGGTAACTCAAAATAAAATTTgttattttaaaattaaaaataaaattataattgcttagtatatataaaaaatctgaATTTTAAAAGACGTTCACTGACAATTTTGAGTAAAATGGTGTCAATGATTTGTGGCAATGATTGTTCCACAAGTAGATAGGGCAGATACTGCACGATTTTCTTGCAACTGCTAATGATTATTGGCTGGGCCATATCCTAAACATAGGGAAGTTTCTGTGAAATCAAACAGTTGAGACAAATATTACAGAACCCTTCATAAAAAACATTATTACAGGTCCATTGCTATTTGCATAAAATTATTCACAAACAAAATATTAACACTTCTTACTTAGTGTATTTCATATATAGTGACAAATAACAATGCTAAAAACCCTTTGTAATATAACGAACGAAAAGATTTAAATATCTATTCCAGTTTTTGGTTATGACAAAACCTGGTGCAAAACCTTTTCTATAGTCAGTTGAGAAACTTTAGAAAAATAAATTATTGTGAGTCATTGAATGCTTCTTTTTTAAGTGAAAGGGAAAGTTAGCGCAATGTTTACTAATTATCTAATACTATGTAGTGTATAATATGTAGACTAATATACACGTCTTTAGTTCCTACCTAGAATATGAATCATTGTTTGCATTTTTCCTATTCAACGCATATAAGTGTTTTACAATACATCTCCCATACTTTTGTATAGGAGATGAAGGAATGCAAAGGTTATAACCCTGGAAAcaaaaaccgaaactgtctctattttccgcttgttacaacttgtaataaagatgttacatcttggcttagcgtgtttatgacgtattagaatgtttttacaacttgctatattggctgttataattgattaggaggtgttaaaacttgttcgaactttgtaataacgtcgtagtttcggtgtgtgtttggcgtgtCTTACCTCCATCATCTCTCTCTACTTCCCTATgcaaacgatgagtcacaataacgtggctgaagatataatgaccaaacgaaACACCAGttaatgaagaaacgacgacgtttcgtttcgTCCTgagtgtagtttggtcatcatatcttcctccGTCTCTTTTCCTTTCCTTATCTGCCTCttcctgtctttgtctctcttccTCGAGCTTACCTGCTGGAGACAGTGTTTATGAGATTTattccctgtacacacacaccgcccAGAGGAATGTTTGTAAAtgcgattttaattgttaataattaTTCTTTCTCCTGCCTACAATCTGATCCagatgttaggtcaggttaggttaggaaacctTTAGTTGAATACCTTTCCAGACATCTAATGGGTGAATTGCAACGTGGAActgaacaataacaaacaatgaTAAGAGAAACTAGAGGAATCAGCTTAACACTAGTGCTTTGCTTGCAATGGCGAGAGGGGCACTGGTGGTGCTCGGGTGGATGGCAGGTGTAAGGTGATGGATGGCAGACTGCTCTATTGCAAAGTCACTGAGACATCCGCTGTTAGTAAACTAATTGTAAACCCGGAGACGAATTTCTTGGCTAGGAAACTTTGGAACTCTGTGGGGACTTCTTTTTAAGCCTATGGCCTAGGAAAATTGTGGAGATTAAATTTTAAGTCTACTGGAAGAGTTTGCAATAAAGTCTATGAGCTAGGAAATTTACATTCAAATTTATGACCTAGGTAGTTTACATTCGATGGCCTAGGAAATTAATTTAAGTCTAGAGAGTATGACCAAAAAACTCTATTTAAGTCTTGACCCTAAGATCTCCATTTAAGGCTACGGGCTGGGAAGTTTACCTTTAACACTATGGGAATTTTACATGTAAATCTACAGGAACTTCATACCACATCTCTCTTCCCCAAAAAAATAAACGGGTCCTCTAAGTCACACCATTTAAATTTTGCAGGAAAAGTCTTCTGGAAGAAAAATTACATTGAAATCAACAGGTAGTTTACACTTAAGACTGATAATTTCAAACTTCATCTTACACCAAAATTTGAAAATGACAAGTCTATGTAATACCATTTAAAAAAACATAGGAAACGTCTGCTGGAAAAATTACATTTAAGTCTACGGGAATTTTTCGTGAAAATGAATGGGAATTTCACGCCCTATCTCGCCCACAAATTTTTAAAATGCACCACCATAGTCATACTGTCTTGCCTATGTACAGAGATTATTGGGGCTGCCATTCCCAAAGTGAGCATGCAAAGACATAGATGACATTCGTCTCGTTCAAAACATTTTCTTTGGATTTGGAAGAGTTCTTCATGAACAAGTTTGCTGAATTCAGTAACATCTACACGAAACACTGTCACTATATAAAAATTCATGGAAttgttaaaaataaataataataataataattaaattagcaATAATTCCAATTTAAATAATGATAGTAattaaattaatagtaataataattaaaaatattgaaactaattaaaattaaatagaaaTCATGATATGTAAAACACAATTAATACATATGTAAGCAAATAACAAAAAACATTAcccaaaatatttataaaatattgGTTTTGTTTGTTGCCACAGATCGCTACTGCTCCACCAAGCTTGGTACACTTACCATCAATGGTTACTTGATTGACTGCAATTGTACCCACGGTGAAGGGTCCAAGCTGCGCATAACCAAACAGGATACAGGTAAGTCTCTGTCGGCCGTGATGAACTGTCCAAGCTGCACTTACAAACaatacattaaaaaatattgtaaatgaatGAATGTTTAGTACATTTATATAGTTGGTTAGTTTACATAGGTTTACAGTGAACAATTTATCTTAAAGAAAGTGTTAAAAAACATAACATGAATGTCTGACAATGAGAATACAGTTTAAAGGATTAATTTAAACTAATCATTCAATggctttatacaaaaaaaaaaatacaccttAGGCAGTCTCCATGTATATGATTCTGGGGCAAACCCAGATCAAAATCATTCCCAACACAGTTCATGCAACATAGAACTGACTTCCATAGAACTCAACATTCCTAACAGTAAGGCGTCTCTTTGTCACAGCAGTTCCTTCAAAATTACAATTATCCAGCTGTGGGTCTCACTGCTTTCTCTGCTGACAAGTTGTTTTATTGTATGCTgtatacctgctgcaccatgatatatatgtatcaCTCATTCTTAAGTTGTATTACCTGACAACTAAGTTTGTTCTTCTGGGATAGTTGGAGTGGCAGTGACTATAATAAATAAAAAGGAATTGATTGAGTTTGCTGGATGTGCGATTCCCTTCAAACAAAAGGATACCATTCGTTTGTAAACAATTTCTTGAAGTGTAGATGTGGACATAAGGCCCGTTATGAGATTGCAATGAGTGCATGGATAAACACCCAAGATTCGTCTTGAACATTTTCTCCATTCACAATTAAGGTTACCAAAATCAACACTTTGAAGGTggcatagttcacagtcatgcaggcatagttcacagtcatgcAGGCATAGGTCATAGTCATgcaggcatagatcacagtcatgcaggcatacatcacagtcatgcgggcatagttcacagtcatgcgggcatagttcatagtcatgcgggcatagatcacagtcatgcgggcatagttcacagtcatgcAGGCATAGGTCATAGTCATgcaggcatagatcacagtcatgcaggcatagatcacagtcatgcgggcatagttcacagtcatgcgggcataggtcatagtcatgcgggcatagatcacagtcatgcgggcatggatcacagtcatgcgggcatagatcacagtcatgcgggcatagatcacagtcatgcgggcatagatcacagtcatgtggGCATTGATCACCGTCATGCGGGcatatatcacagtcatgggggcatagatcacagtgatgcgggcatagttcaaagtcatgtgggcatagatcacagtcatgcgggcattgatcacagtcatgcgggcatagttcacagtcatgcgggcatagatcacagtcatgcgggcatagatcacagtcatgcgggcatagatcacagtcatgcgggcatagatcacagtcatgcgggcatagatcacagtcatgcgggcatagatcacagtcatgcgggcatagatcacagtcatgcgggcatagatcacagtcatgcgggcatagatcacagtcatgcgggcatagatcacagtcatgcgggcatagatcacaatcatgcgggcatagatcacagtcatgcgggcatagatcacagtcatgcgggcatagatcac
The sequence above is a segment of the Procambarus clarkii isolate CNS0578487 chromosome 35, FALCON_Pclarkii_2.0, whole genome shotgun sequence genome. Coding sequences within it:
- the LOC138371195 gene encoding uncharacterized protein, whose translation is MTYARMTVNYARMTVIYACMTVIYACMTMTYACMTVNYARMTVIYARMTMNYARMTVNYARMTVMYACMTVIYACMTMTYACMTVNYACMTVNYATFKVLILVTLIVNGENVQDESWVFIHALIAIS